The Seriola aureovittata isolate HTS-2021-v1 ecotype China chromosome 7, ASM2101889v1, whole genome shotgun sequence genome includes the window TTGGAATGGTAAGTTGATTAACTTTACACAAGTGGGACCATCAAAATGCTGCAATGAGGGGCCAGAGTCGTCACGAACACCATTACCCCTGTCGCGTGGAGCACAGGGGCCCGCTGCATAAGGTTCATAATCACAGCCTCCATGGACTTGAGACTGGACATTAGTCATTGGCATATTACCATCATGAGGCATCCTTAAGTCAGTGTACTCAGTGTCACCAGGGCGATAGGATGCCTCGCTGCTCCTGCCCGAGTACCACTCCTCTCGTGGGAGTGGCTCTTGCTCAGCTGGCTCTTGTCCCATTGGGGGCTCAACACCCAACTGCTGCATCTGAGAACGTGAAATGCAGTTCAGCATGACTTCTGACCCAAGAAACCGTCGTCCATTGAGAGAGAGTGCCCTCATAGCCTCTGCCTCAGACTGGAAGAGAATTAAAGCCTTCCCCACCCCAGCACCTTTATGGTCAAGCAACAAGAACACCTTGTCCTCATTGATATTAAACCCGTGGAAGAAGTCCATGATCTCAACTTTTCTTACATCAAATGGCAGGTtccgcacaaacacacacactttctcagaGTCATAAGGATCACTGGGGTAAGATGGAGGCCTCTCCTGAAACCGTTCACTGGGGTAAGATGGAGGCCTCTCCTGAATCCGTTCAGAGTCTCCAGACGCTCGCACATCCATACTCTGAGATTCAAGAAGGGTGATCATGCTCTCTCTTGAGATTGGACGGGTATAAACCCACCGATTAAAAAATAGTCTTTTTTCATGAGTTAAGGCTTCACAGTAGTCACGCTGATTCTTGAACAGCACAAATGAAGATCTagttcttcttccatcactgtCAATCAAGTGCAGGATCTGGTCATCCTCAAGCTTTGTATGatgaaaaagcttttttatgtcttctttTTCAACAGTATAGGATAAATTGTCCATTAAAACACAGTACTCATCATCAGAAGGAGCCATAGGCCTCTGGGCCAAAGGTGATTGTGACCTTGCACGATGTTGAAGATTCCTCTGATTGCGAATGGGTGATCTCTCCCTTTCAAAGTTGTCATCCCTGTTGACAACCATTGGTACTCTACCAGTAGCTCGATGCCAATCATGtactgttgtcatggaaacctCCACATACCTTGACCCGATGTATTTCCTATCCCTCTTCAGGCCTTCGTTTGCATCCTGTCTTGTTCCAAATTTGACAAGACCTCTCCCATTGTTTGCACCATATTCATTTTTCAATAAGATTATTTCATCAATAAGTAAACCACTGAAAAAATCACGTACTTCCCTTTCAGTCACAGAGAAAGGCATTCcttttagaaacacacacaaaaagtcatCACTATTGTTTGAAGCCCTCTGGTGCTGAGGGGGAGGGGTATGACCCGATCTGCTACCTGATCTCCTGCCCGCCTCAGGGCCCAACGATTTTCTAGCACGTCTTGCATTCTCCTCAAATCGCCTCCTTTGATCCAGCTCCACATCTTTTGTACTTCTTTCAAGCATGTTCTGCATCTCTGCTTTACTACTGAGTAGCAGTGTAACAGGTGAATCCTTAATGCAACCCCCTGACCGTGTCATGGCTCTCCTTGCATCTTCATCCGAAGCAAAGATAATGAAAGCTTCATCTCGCTCCCCACCAATTATATGAACCCCTCCATCTGGAATTTTGAGGCCGGTGAAGAACTTGCGAATATCCTCAGAACCTGCTGTGACTCTCAGTCCCTGTAAACGGATGACGACTGCCATGCTGAAGCACAAATGACAGCACCTGCAGACAGAAGGGTATAGAATAGCATTATTGCCAACAGAGCTTCTCCAGCTCAGCGTCATTTTCCTTGTATCCGAATATTACACCACTGAATCTGAATAGCAATGTGAGGTAAAGGAGATCAGAGACAAGGTGA containing:
- the rbm12bb gene encoding RNA binding motif protein 12Bb, giving the protein MAVVIRLQGLRVTAGSEDIRKFFTGLKIPDGGVHIIGGERDEAFIIFASDEDARRAMTRSGGCIKDSPVTLLLSSKAEMQNMLERSTKDVELDQRRRFEENARRARKSLGPEAGRRSGSRSGHTPPPQHQRASNNSDDFLCVFLKGMPFSVTEREVRDFFSGLLIDEIILLKNEYGANNGRGLVKFGTRQDANEGLKRDRKYIGSRYVEVSMTTVHDWHRATGRVPMVVNRDDNFERERSPIRNQRNLQHRARSQSPLAQRPMAPSDDEYCVLMDNLSYTVEKEDIKKLFHHTKLEDDQILHLIDSDGRRTRSSFVLFKNQRDYCEALTHEKRLFFNRWVYTRPISRESMITLLESQSMDVRASGDSERIQERPPSYPSERFQERPPSYPSDPYDSEKVCVFVRNLPFDVRKVEIMDFFHGFNINEDKVFLLLDHKGAGVGKALILFQSEAEAMRALSLNGRRFLGSEVMLNCISRSQMQQLGVEPPMGQEPAEQEPLPREEWYSGRSSEASYRPGDTEYTDLRMPHDGNMPMTNVQSQVHGGCDYEPYAAGPCAPRDRGNGVRDDSGPSLQHFDGPTCVKLINLPFQIRSEEIYDFCYGYRIIPGSVSLLYDQSGKPKGSATVVFESRREALTAVEELSGRPIGPRKIKLLFV